The Lagopus muta isolate bLagMut1 chromosome 4, bLagMut1 primary, whole genome shotgun sequence genome has a window encoding:
- the PTPRA gene encoding receptor-type tyrosine-protein phosphatase alpha isoform X1 yields MQVDDLLTIIKVNMDLWFFVLLLGSGLISVGANNVTTEPPTTVPTSTRIPTKAPTAIPDGGTTLRVSSLTVSSPMTTSTPASEPPTTTATSISPNATTASLNASTPGASVPTSASVAISLPPSVTPSAPHTALPSTEAETTERNVSATVTTQETSSASHNGNSDRRDETPIIAVMVALSSLLVIVFIIIVLYMLRFKKYKQAGSHSNSFRLPNGRTDDAEPQSMPLLARSPSTNRKYPPLPVDKLEEEINRRMADDNKLFREEFNALPACPIQATCEAASKEENKEKNRYVNILPYDHSRVHLTPVEGVPDSDYINASFINGYQEKNKFIAAQGPKEETVNDFWRMIWEQNTATIVMVTNLKERKECKCAQYWPDQGCWTYGNIRVSVEDVTVLVDYTVRKFCIQQVGDVTNKKPQRLVTQFHFTSWPDFGVPFTPIGMLKFLKKVKTCNPQYAGAIVVHCSAGVGRTGTFIVIDAMLDMMHAERKVDVYGFVSRIRAQRCQMVQTDMQYVFIYQALLEHYLYGDTELEVTSLEIHLQKIYNKVPGTSSNGLEEEFKKLTSIKIQNDKMRTGNLPANMKKNRVLQIIPYEFNRVIIPVKRGEENTDYVNASFIDGYRQKDSYIASQGPLQHTIEDFWRMIWEWKSCSIVMLTELEERGQEKCAQYWPSDGSVSYGDINVELKKEEECESYTVRDLLVTNTRENKSRQIRQFHFHGWPEVGIPSDGKGMINIIAAVQKQQQQSGNHPITVHCSAGAGRTGTFCALSTVLERVKAEGILDVFQTVKSLRLQRPHMVQTLEQYEFCYKVVQEYIDAFSDYANFK; encoded by the exons GTCAACATGGATCTATGGTTCTTTGTCCTTTTGCTTGGAAGTGGCCTGATCAGCGTAGGTGCTAACAATGTCACAACAG AGCCACCCACAACAGTGCCCACCTCCACCAGGATCCCCACCAAAGCTCCTACAGCAATTCCTGATGGTGGGACGACGCTGAGAGTGAGCAGCCTCACCGTTAGCTCTCCGATGACCACTTCTACCCCGGCGTCGGAGCCTCCTACAACCACAGCCACCAGCATCTCCCCCAATGCCACCACTGCCAGCCTCAATGCCTCCACTCCAGGGGCATCAGTGCCCACCTCTGCCTCTGTGGCCATCTCTCTGCCACCCAGCGTGACACCGTCTGCCCCGCACactgcactgcccagcacagaaGCGGAGACGACCGAGAGGAACGTCAGCGCGACGGTGACGACGCAAGAGACCTCTTCTGCATCCCACAACG gtaACTCTGACAGAAGAG ATGAGACTCCAATTATCGCCGTGATGGTGGCCCTGTCCTCCCTCCTAGTCatagtatttattattattgtgctGTACATGTTAAG gtTCAAGAAATACAAGCAAGCAGGGAGTCACTCCAACTCCTTCCGCCTGCCCAACGGTCGGACAGATGATGCAG AGCCCCAGAGCATGCCGCTGCTCGCCAGGTCCCCCAGCACCAACAGGAAATACCCACCTCTGCCCGTCGacaagctggaggaggagatCAACCGCCGCATGGCAGATGACAACAAGCTCTTCCGAGAAGAGTTCAAC GCTCTCCCAGCGTGTCCCATTCAGGCCACATGTGAAGCTGCTTCCAAGGAGGAGAACAAGGAGAAGAACCGCTACGTGAACATTTTGCCCT ATGATCATTCCAGGGTTCACCTGACTCCTGTTGAAGGGGTTCCTGACTCTGACTACATCAACGCCTCCTTCATTAAT GGGtaccaagagaaaaacaagttcATTGCTGCACAAG GaccaaaggaagaaacagtgaaTGACTTTTGGAGAATGATTTGGGAGCAAAACACAGCAACGATTGTCATGGTGACCAACctgaaggagaggaaagag TGTAAGTGTGCTCAGTACTGGCCAGATCAGGGCTGCTGGACATACGGGAACATCCGCGTTTCGGTGGAAGACGTGACGGTGCTGGTGGACTACACCGTGCGCAAGTTCTGCAttcagcag GTAGGTGACGTCACGAACAAGAAGCCTCAGCGCCTGGTGACGCAGTTCCACTTCACCAGCTGGCCCGACTTCGGGGTGCCCTTCACCCCCATTGGGATGCTGAAGTTCTTGAAGAAGGTGAAGACGTGTAACCCCCAGTATGCAGGAGCAATAGTAGTGCACTGCAG CGCCGGGGTGGGACGCACGGGCACTTTTATCGTCATCGACGCCATGCTGGACATGATGCATGCCGAGAGGAAGGTGGACGTTTATGGCTTCGTGAGCCGGATCCGGGCTCAGCGCTGCCAGATGGTACAGACAGAT ATGCAGTATGTGTTCATATACCAAGCACTGCTGGAGCACTATCTCTATGGTGATACAGAACTGGAGGTGACCTCGTTAGAAATCCACCTCCAGAAGATCTACAACAAAGTGCCAGGGACCAGCAGCAACGGGCTGGAAGAGGAGTTCAAG aaGCTCACTTCCATCAAAATTCAGAACGACAAGATGAGAACGGGCAACTTGCCAGCCAACATGAAGAAGAACAGGGTGCTTCAGATAATTCCAT atGAGTTCAACAGAGTAATCATTCCAGTGAAGAGAGGTGAAGAAAACACAGACTACGTTAATGCTTCTTTTATTGAT GGCTATCGCCAGAAGGACTCCTATATCGCCAGCCAAGGGCCACTGCAGCACACGATAGAGGACTTCTGGAGGATGATCTGGGAGTGGAAATCCTGCTCCATAGTGATGTTaacagagctggaggagagagGTCAG GAGAAATGTGCCCAGTACTGGCCTTCTGATGGCTCTGTGTCCTATGGAGACATCAACGTGGAGctgaaaaaagaggaggaatgcGAGAGCTACACAGTGCGGGACCTGCTGGTGACAAACACCAGG GAAAACAAGAGCCGACAGATCCGACAGTTCCACTTCCATGGCTGGCCAGAGGTTGGGATCCCCAGCGATGGGAAGGGAATGATCAACATCATCGCAGCcgtgcagaagcagcagcagcagtcaggcAACCACCCCATCACTGTGCACTGCAG TGCCGGAGCAGGAAGAACAGGAACCTTCTGTGCGCTGAGCACTGTCCTGGAAAGGGTGAAAGCAGAAGGGATTCTCGATGTCTTTCAGACAGTGAAGAGTTTAAGACTACAGAGGCCGCATATGGTGCAGACACTG gaacaGTACGAATTCTGCTACAAAGTGGTGCAGGAATACATCGACGCCTTCTCAGACTACGCCAACTTCAAGTGA
- the PTPRA gene encoding receptor-type tyrosine-protein phosphatase alpha isoform X2, with protein sequence MQVDDLLTIIKVNMDLWFFVLLLGSGLISVGANNVTTEPPTTVPTSTRIPTKAPTAIPDGGTTLRVSSLTVSSPMTTSTPASEPPTTTATSISPNATTASLNASTPGASVPTSASVAISLPPSVTPSAPHTALPSTEAETTERNVSATVTTQETSSASHNGNSDRRDETPIIAVMVALSSLLVIVFIIIVLYMLRFKKYKQAGSHSNSFRLPNGRTDDAEPQSMPLLARSPSTNRKYPPLPVDKLEEEINRRMADDNKLFREEFNALPACPIQATCEAASKEENKEKNRYVNILPYDHSRVHLTPVEGVPDSDYINASFINGYQEKNKFIAAQGPKEETVNDFWRMIWEQNTATIVMVTNLKERKECKCAQYWPDQGCWTYGNIRVSVEDVTVLVDYTVRKFCIQQVGDVTNKKPQRLVTQFHFTSWPDFGVPFTPIGMLKFLKKVKTCNPQYAGAIVVHCSAGVGRTGTFIVIDAMLDMMHAERKVDVYGFVSRIRAQRCQMVQTDMQYVFIYQALLEHYLYGDTELEVTSLEIHLQKIYNKVPGTSSNGLEEEFKKLTSIKIQNDKMRTGNLPANMKKNRVLQIIPYEFNRVIIPVKRGEENTDYVNASFIDGYRQKDSYIASQGPLQHTIEDFWRMIWEWKSCSIVMLTELEERGQEKCVEETKENVYEGWEEGLVNRNMSSLEVKGLGENAGQIG encoded by the exons GTCAACATGGATCTATGGTTCTTTGTCCTTTTGCTTGGAAGTGGCCTGATCAGCGTAGGTGCTAACAATGTCACAACAG AGCCACCCACAACAGTGCCCACCTCCACCAGGATCCCCACCAAAGCTCCTACAGCAATTCCTGATGGTGGGACGACGCTGAGAGTGAGCAGCCTCACCGTTAGCTCTCCGATGACCACTTCTACCCCGGCGTCGGAGCCTCCTACAACCACAGCCACCAGCATCTCCCCCAATGCCACCACTGCCAGCCTCAATGCCTCCACTCCAGGGGCATCAGTGCCCACCTCTGCCTCTGTGGCCATCTCTCTGCCACCCAGCGTGACACCGTCTGCCCCGCACactgcactgcccagcacagaaGCGGAGACGACCGAGAGGAACGTCAGCGCGACGGTGACGACGCAAGAGACCTCTTCTGCATCCCACAACG gtaACTCTGACAGAAGAG ATGAGACTCCAATTATCGCCGTGATGGTGGCCCTGTCCTCCCTCCTAGTCatagtatttattattattgtgctGTACATGTTAAG gtTCAAGAAATACAAGCAAGCAGGGAGTCACTCCAACTCCTTCCGCCTGCCCAACGGTCGGACAGATGATGCAG AGCCCCAGAGCATGCCGCTGCTCGCCAGGTCCCCCAGCACCAACAGGAAATACCCACCTCTGCCCGTCGacaagctggaggaggagatCAACCGCCGCATGGCAGATGACAACAAGCTCTTCCGAGAAGAGTTCAAC GCTCTCCCAGCGTGTCCCATTCAGGCCACATGTGAAGCTGCTTCCAAGGAGGAGAACAAGGAGAAGAACCGCTACGTGAACATTTTGCCCT ATGATCATTCCAGGGTTCACCTGACTCCTGTTGAAGGGGTTCCTGACTCTGACTACATCAACGCCTCCTTCATTAAT GGGtaccaagagaaaaacaagttcATTGCTGCACAAG GaccaaaggaagaaacagtgaaTGACTTTTGGAGAATGATTTGGGAGCAAAACACAGCAACGATTGTCATGGTGACCAACctgaaggagaggaaagag TGTAAGTGTGCTCAGTACTGGCCAGATCAGGGCTGCTGGACATACGGGAACATCCGCGTTTCGGTGGAAGACGTGACGGTGCTGGTGGACTACACCGTGCGCAAGTTCTGCAttcagcag GTAGGTGACGTCACGAACAAGAAGCCTCAGCGCCTGGTGACGCAGTTCCACTTCACCAGCTGGCCCGACTTCGGGGTGCCCTTCACCCCCATTGGGATGCTGAAGTTCTTGAAGAAGGTGAAGACGTGTAACCCCCAGTATGCAGGAGCAATAGTAGTGCACTGCAG CGCCGGGGTGGGACGCACGGGCACTTTTATCGTCATCGACGCCATGCTGGACATGATGCATGCCGAGAGGAAGGTGGACGTTTATGGCTTCGTGAGCCGGATCCGGGCTCAGCGCTGCCAGATGGTACAGACAGAT ATGCAGTATGTGTTCATATACCAAGCACTGCTGGAGCACTATCTCTATGGTGATACAGAACTGGAGGTGACCTCGTTAGAAATCCACCTCCAGAAGATCTACAACAAAGTGCCAGGGACCAGCAGCAACGGGCTGGAAGAGGAGTTCAAG aaGCTCACTTCCATCAAAATTCAGAACGACAAGATGAGAACGGGCAACTTGCCAGCCAACATGAAGAAGAACAGGGTGCTTCAGATAATTCCAT atGAGTTCAACAGAGTAATCATTCCAGTGAAGAGAGGTGAAGAAAACACAGACTACGTTAATGCTTCTTTTATTGAT GGCTATCGCCAGAAGGACTCCTATATCGCCAGCCAAGGGCCACTGCAGCACACGATAGAGGACTTCTGGAGGATGATCTGGGAGTGGAAATCCTGCTCCATAGTGATGTTaacagagctggaggagagagGTCAGG